From a region of the Roseivirga sp. 4D4 genome:
- a CDS encoding DUF420 domain-containing protein produces MSEQKKSMFWIKVLSIAIPLVVAVLLGLPTKLDLGDWVYNLPHVIGVINSLTAVSLILAFVFVKQKKITLHKQFNSAAFILGAVFLLCYVTYHASAESTAYGQDDYTKYIYYFFLLSHIMLSIGVVPMVLLAFYYALNDMIDKHKKIVKFTFPIWLYVSVTGVIVYLMISPYYVH; encoded by the coding sequence ATGTCAGAGCAGAAGAAGTCGATGTTTTGGATCAAGGTATTGTCAATAGCGATACCCTTAGTCGTTGCAGTTTTATTAGGGCTTCCCACCAAACTGGATTTAGGAGATTGGGTTTACAATTTGCCTCATGTGATTGGGGTGATAAATAGCTTGACGGCTGTTAGTTTGATTTTGGCCTTCGTTTTTGTGAAACAGAAGAAGATTACCTTACACAAACAGTTCAACTCAGCTGCCTTTATTTTGGGTGCTGTTTTTCTACTCTGTTATGTTACTTACCACGCTAGCGCTGAATCTACTGCCTATGGTCAGGATGACTATACTAAATACATCTATTACTTCTTTTTGCTGAGCCACATTATGCTTTCCATAGGAGTAGTACCGATGGTTCTACTTGCTTTTTATTACGCTTTGAATGACATGATCGATAAGCACAAAAAGATTGTAAAATTTACTTTCCCTATTTGGTTATATGTGTCCGTAACAGGAGTAATCGTTTATTTGATGATCAGTCCTTATTATGTGCATTAG
- a CDS encoding cytochrome C oxidase subunit IV family protein, which yields MEQATSNVVVQPVDKAKIRGIWKVALILFLVTVIEYGFAFTMDAGMLRTVIFVGLTIVKAWFIVSEFMHLGHEVKGLIYSIILPMIFIIWLIVALVNMEGAAIKDARGIVDVEQPATEHVGGEEH from the coding sequence ATGGAACAAGCAACAAGCAACGTAGTAGTTCAGCCCGTAGATAAAGCCAAAATTCGAGGAATTTGGAAAGTGGCTTTGATTCTGTTTCTAGTAACAGTTATCGAGTATGGCTTTGCATTTACAATGGACGCGGGAATGTTAAGGACCGTAATCTTTGTGGGATTAACCATTGTAAAAGCATGGTTTATTGTAAGTGAGTTTATGCACCTGGGCCATGAGGTTAAAGGCCTAATCTACTCGATCATTTTACCGATGATATTTATCATTTGGCTGATTGTAGCCTTGGTGAACATGGAAGGTGCTGCCATTAAGGATGCAAGAGGTATTGTGGATGTTGAACAGCCAGCGACAGAACATGTCGGTGGTGAAGAGCACTAA
- a CDS encoding DUF983 domain-containing protein has translation MSKKPKGLAVLQGKCPQCHQGDLFTHGAYNLRNFTKVNEHCSHCGVRFEREPRFFDGAMYISYALSVGLFLVSAFIIYMLFHPVSENVYLIAIISEVFLLYPLMFRYSRIFYLYIFGGLKFQPELEEKENN, from the coding sequence ATGTCAAAAAAGCCAAAGGGATTGGCAGTGTTGCAGGGTAAATGCCCTCAATGCCATCAAGGTGATTTATTTACACATGGTGCATATAACCTACGAAACTTCACAAAGGTAAATGAGCATTGTTCCCATTGTGGAGTCAGGTTTGAACGAGAACCTAGATTTTTCGATGGTGCCATGTACATCAGCTATGCCCTTTCGGTAGGCTTGTTTCTGGTCAGCGCATTTATCATTTACATGCTCTTCCATCCAGTTTCTGAAAATGTCTACCTAATCGCGATAATTTCGGAAGTATTTTTGCTTTACCCTTTGATGTTCCGCTATTCACGAATTTTCTACCTCTACATTTTTGGAGGTCTGAAGTTTCAGCCTGAATTAGAGGAGAAAGAAAATAATTAG